DNA sequence from the Alkalilimnicola ehrlichii MLHE-1 genome:
CGGCCGGGTCCCCCGCCGCCTGCTCGGCGACTATGCCGGCGTGCTGGTCACCGACGGCTACGAGGGCTATGCCCAGGTGGTGCGGGAGAATGGCATCACCCATGCCGGCTGCTGGGCGCATGCCCGGCGGAAGTTTGTCGAGGCCCAGAAGGTCCAGCCCAAGGGCAAGACCGGCAAGGCCGACTGGGCGCTGAGCCTGATCGGCAAGCTTTACCGCGTCGAGCGCGAAGGCAAAACCCTGGACCCGGAGGATCGCCTGGTGCTGCGTCAGCGCCAGAGCCGGCCGCTGATCGACAAACTCCAGCGCTGGCTGGAGAAGTCCATCACCCAGGTGCCGCCGAAGACCGCCATCGGCAAGGCCCTACGCTATCTCCAGACCCAGTGGCCCCGGCTGACCCGCTTTCTCGATGATGGGCGAATCCCACTGGATAACAATCCGGCGGAGAACGCCATCCGACCCTTCGTAGTGGGTCGAAAGAACTGGCTATTCAGTCACACCACCCAGGGCGCGTCGGCCAGCGCGATGATCTATAGCGTGATAGAGACGGCCAAGGCCAACGGGCTGGAGCCCTACGAGTACCTGGAAGATGTCCTTACCCGCCTGCCGGCTGCGGACACCGACCAGGCGATTCACGCCCTGCTGCCCTGGAACTGGGGGAAGACCATACAGGCCTGAGACCGAGCTCGGTAGGTGGGCGGGGTGGACCGCTTACTTCGGGACCTGTCGGAAGAAGCTTCGGGTTGAGTAGTGTCGGGCCATGTCTCCCTCCCCAGCCGTCCTGCCAGAATCTCCTTGGATTATACGGGACGATGCAGTACATTACAGTACATTTGCAGCCACCCTGCGAAGGACCCTGATGGCCACCACTAAGACCGCGACCGTGACCTTCCGCATTGATCCAGCCGTGAAGGAGGGGCTCCGTACCGCTGCCGCCCGGGAGCACCGCTCCATTGCCAACATGGTGGAGGTGTTGATCCGGGATTATTGCGGGCGCAACGGCATTGCAATCCCCGAGAACAACGAACGGCCGCATGGAAAAGACAACACATGACGATCACGGCCCACCACGCCAAATACTATGCCTATGACCTGACGCGTCAGGCCCCTCCCGGCGCGGCGGACCAGCTCTCCATGTCGCTGTTCGATGCGTCGGTCGATCTGAACCCCCATCAGATCGAGGCAGCGATGTTCGCCCTGCAGTCCCCGCTCTCCGAGGGAGTCGTGCTTGCGGACGAGGTGGGCCTGGGCAAGACCATCGAGGCGGGCATCGTGCTGTGCCAGCGGTGGGCGGAGCGCCGCCGGCGCCTGCTGGTGATTTGTCCCGCTGCGATACGCAAGCAGTGGGCCACCGAGTTGCAGGAGAAATTCAACCTGCCCGCTGTGGTAATGGATTCCCGCGCCTACCGGCAATTCCAGCAACAGGGCCAACCACGGCCATTCGAGCAGCGGGCCGTGATCCTGGTCTCCTACCACTATGCGGCTCGTATGCAGGACGACCTGCGTATGGTGCGCTGGGAGCTGGTGGTCATTGATGAAGCCCACAAGCTGCGCAATGCCTACCGGCCCAGCAACAAAGTGGGCCAAGCCATTCGCTGGGCCACCGAAGGCCGCCGCAAACTGCTTTTGACCGCTACGCCATTGCAGAACAGCCTGATGGAGCTGTACGGGCTGGCGAGCCTGATCGATGATCACATCTTCGGCGATCCCAACGCCTTCCGTTCCCAGTACGTCAATGCCGGTGGCGATCTGGCCGGGCTGCGCCAGCGTCTGGCGGGCTTTTGCAAACGCACCTTGCGCCAGGAGGTGCTTGAGTATGTGCGCTACACTGAGCGCCGGGCGCTGACCCAACCCTTCCGGCCAACTGATGCCGAGCAGAAACTCTACGACCGCATCTCCGAGTTTCTGCAGCGGGAAAACACCTACGCCATTCCCGACCGTCAGCGCCACCTGATCGTGCTGATCCTGCGCAAGCTGTTGGCCTCCAGCTCAAACGCGATCGCCGGCACTCTCGAGAGCCTTCGCGACCGGCTGATCGACCTGCGCGACAGTGAGCAACTGGAGCTGGACTGGAGCAGCCAACTGATCGAAAGCGAGGAAATGGAAACCGAGCTGCTGGACGAGTGGCTGCCGCCGGAGGAGAACG
Encoded proteins:
- a CDS encoding ribbon-helix-helix protein, CopG family yields the protein MATTKTATVTFRIDPAVKEGLRTAAAREHRSIANMVEVLIRDYCGRNGIAIPENNERPHGKDNT